ATTCGCCGCTTACGCGACCAGGCTGAAACCGCAATTGATGCTCAAGGACGTGTGCGCCAGCAAATTGAGCCGTCAAAAAACAGAGATGAAATTGGCGATCTATCGCGTAGCTTCTCAAGTATCGTCAGCCGCTTAGGTCAATACACCCATTATTTAGAGAATATGTCGTCAAGGCTGTCGCACGAGCTGCGCACGCCAGTTGCAGTGGTGCGTAGCTCCCTTGAGCATTTAAGCTTGCAGCAACTAGATGAACCCACAGAAAAGTACGTTAATCGCGCCCAGGAAGGGGTTAATCGTCTGCACCTTATCCTCAACAATTTAAGTGAAGCGACCCGCTTAGAAGAGAGTCTTACTAAGGCTGAGACCAATGACTTCCCGCTGCAAAAAGTGATTGCAGGTTGTATGCAGGGATATCAGCTTACCTACCCTCAGCAAAGCTTCAGCACTCACATTGAAGACAAGCCGATGCAGTGTCACGGAGTGCCCGAATACATCGCGCAGCTAATGGACAAACTCATCAACAACGCCATAGAATTTAGCGCCGATGATAGCGCCATTGACGTGAGCCTGACGCAATACAATAAGCAAGCTATCATCAAGGTCACCAATGTTGGGCCACTATTGCCCGAGAACATGAACGATCAAATTTTTGAGTCTATGGTGTCGGTACGCCCGCAAGAAGCCAGCAGTAAGCCACACCTTGGCTTAGGCTTGTATATCGCAAGATTAATTAGTGAATTCCATAACGGTACTATCAGTGCCACGAATGTGGAGACGCAATCAGGACAAGGGGTTGAAATTTGCGTGACACTTCCGCTTAACTAATTTTGCCCGAGATTTTTTGAGCGACGCCTTTGTGAGCGATTCCTTAAACTAGTCTCTTAGCTATTAAGCTAGTTCAGCGAGCCAGCTCAAATAAGTGGTATTACCCAAAGCGCCTATCGAGACATCCCGATAGGCGCTGTTTTATCTATTTAGTCAACCCACAAAGCTGCTTTGCTTATGCGACTACATGACGATAAGTGAGGTAATTTGCGCCAAGCCAATTGACCACCAACCCTAAGCCCACGCCAAAGCCTAGGCTAAATAAACTCGCCAAAGTATGTTGTGGCAACAAGGTATGCATCAAACTAAAGCCAATAAAGTTCACGGTAATTGAACATGCAGCCACCAACGCAACCCACTTAAATTGTGCCTTGGCGCTCAGCTGTTTTCGCTTGCCAAAGCTGTAATATCTGTGGCCAATCCAGGTCAACAGCAACCCAACTAACATGGCAATGGCGCGAGCAAATTGCGCCGCACCTGTATCACCAGTAAACACAAACTCGATGAGTAAAAAATACAAGCTGGCATCGACAATAAAGCTACTTCCACCAACCAACACAAAACGATAAAAGCTTGAGTCAAACAGGCTAAATTTATGTTGTAGTGCAAATTGACTGTACCTAGGCCGCTCAGAGGAAAGCGCGACTTCGCCATTTTGACTCTCAGTCTCAAAAGCTGGCTGACTCATCAGTGACGACTCAACTGCTCGACAGCTAAGTCATCAGACTGCGCCTTCAATTCAGATGCCGATGTTGAAGCTGAGGAACGGCACAATAACAGTGACTTATCTTGAGTATTTGCCTGCTGGATACAGCGGCTAAATGGCGGTAATGAAACATCAATGTGTTTATGATGGGCAACCAGATAAAACTGTGACTGTGTCACCTCTTGCAGAGTATTTTGATCAATAAGTTTTGCTTGCCCTTGGGTGTAATACCGCCCAGAGAATTCTTGTTGCAACCAATAAAATACACGGTGATCTTCACTACGCTGCGATAACAGCCATTTATCACTTTTTTGCTTATCAATGCCCGAGTTAACCATTGCTAATGCGACTAGCAAAAGCACGGGTATAAATGCGGCAACTTTAGCAAGGTGGGCAACGCCGTGTTCTTTCCACGCATACGCAACTAACAATGCCAGCGCTGGCGCCGCCGGCAGCACGTATGCGGGTAAAATGTTGCCCGCCAAGGTAAACAAGATAAGTGGCGACAGCATCCAGCAGATCAAAAACTTAGTTAAACCATCAAATCCATTATGCCGTTGATATAATTTATACAGCGCTGCTGGAATAAATAACGTCCAGGGTAAGCCTGCAAAAGCAAAGAATAGCCAGATTTTACCTCTTGGTTGGTCATGCGCAGAGCCGTACAAGTCCCCTTGCCAGCCACTATCTACAAAGCGCGAGTAATGCTCACCAATTAAAAAATATTCTAAAAAGCCCGGTGTCGCTTGCTCTGCCATCCAATACCAGGGCGCGGCGAGCAATAGCATTAAAGCAAAGCCACTAATAAGCGGTACTTTTATCACTAACTGCGACCACATTTTTACTGCGCCGAAATGCCACAATAACCATAAGCCAGAGCCGATAAAGAATATCACTAGCGCCACCGGCCCTTTTGCTAATAACCCTATGCCAAGCCCAATGAAGCCGATATAGGCAAAAGATTTATGCTTTGTGAACGCCAAGTAGAACCCGATATAGGCTAAGGTGACGGCAAATAGTAAGCCCATATCTGTCATTACAGTGCCTAAACACACGTAAAATACACAAATGGTCGATAGCACCAACGCGACATTTAGACGACTGATAGCAAACTGTTTAGCAAATAGCGCCACAGCTATTAACGTAAACAGCCCAGCGATAAAATGAGGTAGCCTTAAAAAGAACTCATTATTGGTAAATAGCGCGATTGAGCCAGCGCTCATCCAATTTTGCAGTGGCGGTTTACCCCAAAACGGCACGCCATAATCAAACAATGGCGTTAACCAGTTACCCGTTTCCACCATCAGGCGTGCCATTTCGCCGTAGCGGGCTTCAGTTGTGTCCATTAGCGGATAAAAATGCAATGAAATTAAACGAATGAAAAGAGCTGTAATCAGCACACCCAATAATTGCTTTTGTCTGATACTCAACATTAGCCATTCACCTCTTTGGCAGAGTTAAAGGCTGTCACTGTATTGGTTATAGGACCGGGCGCCTTGTTGCTACCGTAACTAAAAGCATTAGGCACAGTGTTAGCTTGTAATTGCTGCCTTTGAGAAACGGAAAATGGTTTATCACTGCGGTGTTGCTGATAAGCTTGTGCCACAATGAAAATCGGTCGCTGTTTCACTTCCACAAATACCCTGCCGACATATTCACCAATTAAGCCAATAGCAAGCAACTGCACACCCGCAAGAAACAATTGCGTCACCATAATTGAGGCATAACCCGCCACAGCTTCGCCAAACACTAAGGTTTTGGTCATAATCCACAGGCCGTATACGAAGGCAAACACGCCAATCGTAACGCCAGAGTATGTTGCTAGCCTCAATGGTTTGAAACTGAAAGAAGTAATACCGTCCATCGCTAGACCGATCAGCGAGCCATAGTTCCATTTAGTATCACCACATTGACGGCTGTGCCTATCAAACTCGATGGTCGCTTGTGCAAAGCCCGGCCAGCTCAAAATTCCTTTCATAAAACGATTTCGTTCAGGCATGGCATTGATGTGATCAACGACCTGGCGGCTGAGTAATCTAAAATCCCCCACATTTTCATGAACTGGCGTATCTGAAAGCCAGTTCATTAATTTGTAAAAGCATGCTGCAGAAAAACGCTTAAACCAGGTTTCCCCATGGCGCTTGCGGCGCTTCATGTTGACAACATCAAAGCCCTCACGCCACTTGGCAAGCATTTCAGGTATCAGCTCAGGCGGATCTTGTAGATCAGCGTCGAGCAAAATGACCGCTTCACCGCGAACACTCTCTAAACCGGCTGTCATCGCCGCCTCTTTACCAAAGTTACGGCTCAAGCGAATGTATTGCGTCTCAAAGTGTAAGCTGTGTTTTTGCAGCAAGTATTGCCAGGTACCGTCGTGACTGCCGTCATCGACAAAAACCACCTCACACAAGTCATCCATATCGCTAATGAGTGTATTTAAACGCTCGAACAGCACATCAATGCCTTCAACCTCGTTATACATGGGGATCACAATCGATAAGGTGACCGGAGAAACTGCTGTTAGGTGGGTGTCCACAACCATAATCTTGTCCACTTAAAAAATAGAATTGGATTATGAACAAGTGCGCGTGTAAGAAATGTCGACGACATTTCTTACACATTGCACATGTGATAATTTACTCAATAACGTGATGACTGTTTATCTTGGCTAAATGAAAATTCTAATAATTGAAGACAACCATGATGTGGCTGGCGTGTTAGGTGATTACTTTGAGGCACTTGGTTGCGAGTTAGATTATGCGACCAATGGTGAACAAGGACTAAAACTCGCACTTCAAACCGCATTTGACGCCATCATTCTTGATTTAATGCTGCCAAAAATCGACGGCCTTAGCCTATGCCGTCAATTGCGCCAGCAAGCCTGCATCACCCCTGTGTTAATGTTGACCGCCCTTGATAGTAAACAAGACTTGCTGCAAGGCTTTGATGTCGGCGCGGATGATTACCTAGGTAAGCCATTTGATTTGGAAGAGGTT
This DNA window, taken from Shewanella maritima, encodes the following:
- a CDS encoding GtrA family protein, translating into MSQPAFETESQNGEVALSSERPRYSQFALQHKFSLFDSSFYRFVLVGGSSFIVDASLYFLLIEFVFTGDTGAAQFARAIAMLVGLLLTWIGHRYYSFGKRKQLSAKAQFKWVALVAACSITVNFIGFSLMHTLLPQHTLASLFSLGFGVGLGLVVNWLGANYLTYRHVVA
- a CDS encoding ArnT family glycosyltransferase, yielding MLSIRQKQLLGVLITALFIRLISLHFYPLMDTTEARYGEMARLMVETGNWLTPLFDYGVPFWGKPPLQNWMSAGSIALFTNNEFFLRLPHFIAGLFTLIAVALFAKQFAISRLNVALVLSTICVFYVCLGTVMTDMGLLFAVTLAYIGFYLAFTKHKSFAYIGFIGLGIGLLAKGPVALVIFFIGSGLWLLWHFGAVKMWSQLVIKVPLISGFALMLLLAAPWYWMAEQATPGFLEYFLIGEHYSRFVDSGWQGDLYGSAHDQPRGKIWLFFAFAGLPWTLFIPAALYKLYQRHNGFDGLTKFLICWMLSPLILFTLAGNILPAYVLPAAPALALLVAYAWKEHGVAHLAKVAAFIPVLLLVALAMVNSGIDKQKSDKWLLSQRSEDHRVFYWLQQEFSGRYYTQGQAKLIDQNTLQEVTQSQFYLVAHHKHIDVSLPPFSRCIQQANTQDKSLLLCRSSASTSASELKAQSDDLAVEQLSRH
- a CDS encoding glycosyltransferase family 2 protein, translated to MVVDTHLTAVSPVTLSIVIPMYNEVEGIDVLFERLNTLISDMDDLCEVVFVDDGSHDGTWQYLLQKHSLHFETQYIRLSRNFGKEAAMTAGLESVRGEAVILLDADLQDPPELIPEMLAKWREGFDVVNMKRRKRHGETWFKRFSAACFYKLMNWLSDTPVHENVGDFRLLSRQVVDHINAMPERNRFMKGILSWPGFAQATIEFDRHSRQCGDTKWNYGSLIGLAMDGITSFSFKPLRLATYSGVTIGVFAFVYGLWIMTKTLVFGEAVAGYASIMVTQLFLAGVQLLAIGLIGEYVGRVFVEVKQRPIFIVAQAYQQHRSDKPFSVSQRQQLQANTVPNAFSYGSNKAPGPITNTVTAFNSAKEVNG